From one Lactiplantibacillus paraplantarum genomic stretch:
- a CDS encoding protein kinase domain-containing protein: MIKVNNLFEKGGSRVLPIVQAMQLLSEAGYEPLGPLVAQREFPLLVKKQQVVSVAKLVDPENIPVLQRLKQQPIPRMPRIEALLTAADCIVSVETLINGQTLADRLRAHGPFSPEMTVRVAQELLVTLQALGQQQIVHRDLKLSNVMDYRDHYYLIDVNAARQYHAEQESDTRLLGTSGFAAPENYGFAQTDQRSDLYSLGIVLNCLLTGQEPSGPLDATTLTQDSTWAPIIMKATALDPQQRYQSATAMLAALPGHDHYRPHHQSVIKRIQVQQWWPQAKRILQIGLWGLYGLLVIVAISTGFDQTTWHARVDFWVTGFMLIGAPLIAHYANRWLQRHWSVSRWHRYRWWLRVAEAIFIFWVLGRDG, encoded by the coding sequence ATGATAAAAGTTAATAATTTGTTCGAAAAAGGGGGGAGCAGGGTGTTACCGATTGTTCAAGCCATGCAATTGTTAAGCGAGGCCGGCTATGAGCCATTAGGACCGTTAGTTGCGCAGCGTGAATTTCCGTTACTGGTTAAGAAGCAACAGGTCGTTTCGGTGGCCAAACTTGTAGATCCTGAAAATATCCCGGTTTTACAACGCTTGAAACAGCAGCCGATTCCCCGAATGCCCCGCATTGAGGCGTTGCTAACGGCGGCTGATTGCATTGTAAGCGTCGAGACTTTGATCAATGGGCAAACCCTGGCAGATCGATTGCGGGCACACGGACCGTTTTCCCCCGAGATGACGGTCCGTGTCGCGCAAGAATTGTTGGTAACGCTACAGGCGTTGGGCCAACAACAAATTGTGCATCGGGATCTTAAGCTAAGTAACGTAATGGACTATCGGGACCATTACTATCTGATTGACGTCAATGCAGCGCGACAATATCATGCCGAACAAGAAAGTGATACCCGGTTATTAGGTACGAGCGGATTTGCTGCGCCTGAAAACTATGGCTTCGCCCAAACGGATCAACGGAGCGATCTGTATTCGTTGGGGATTGTTCTAAACTGCTTGTTGACTGGTCAAGAGCCGAGCGGGCCGTTAGATGCAACAACACTGACACAAGATTCAACATGGGCCCCGATTATTATGAAGGCCACGGCCCTCGACCCACAGCAACGATATCAAAGTGCCACTGCCATGTTAGCTGCATTACCTGGTCATGATCACTATCGGCCGCACCATCAATCAGTGATTAAGCGAATACAAGTCCAGCAATGGTGGCCGCAAGCCAAACGAATTTTACAAATCGGGTTGTGGGGCCTCTACGGTTTGCTCGTGATTGTGGCGATTAGTACTGGTTTTGATCAGACAACGTGGCACGCACGAGTTGATTTTTGGGTCACGGGTTTTATGCTCATTGGCGCGCCACTGATTGCGCATTATGCCAATCGGTGGTTGCAGCGTCATTGGTCGGTATCACGCTGGCATCGGTATCGATGGTGGCTACGAGTAGCAGAAGCCATCTTTATATTTTGGGTGTTGGGCCGTGATGGATAA
- a CDS encoding AzlD domain-containing protein, producing the protein MQSVSSMSSMDHFWLVIFCACVAFIPRFFPLLFFTKRKIPEWFNEWMRFVPVSLFTALVVKSVFIDSKYAVITSGNLGMIISAILVGFVAYRTRSMTLSVVIGLVSVMVFVLLIHI; encoded by the coding sequence ATGCAATCAGTCAGCTCAATGAGTAGTATGGACCATTTTTGGTTGGTCATTTTTTGTGCGTGTGTGGCCTTTATACCAAGGTTCTTTCCACTACTATTCTTTACGAAGCGCAAAATTCCGGAATGGTTTAATGAATGGATGCGGTTTGTACCCGTCTCGCTATTCACGGCGTTAGTTGTTAAAAGTGTCTTTATCGATAGTAAGTATGCGGTGATCACGTCTGGTAATTTAGGCATGATTATTTCTGCCATCCTCGTTGGGTTTGTGGCTTATCGAACCCGTTCAATGACGTTGTCAGTTGTGATTGGCTTAGTTTCAGTGATGGTTTTCGTGTTATTAATTCATATCTAG
- a CDS encoding sulfite exporter TauE/SafE family protein, with product MAWLLVFLPGLMAGLVQGLTGFGAAIVMMIFLPQLFPIAQSAAVAGVIMAASVLTLVWRNRHHIHLRQIIIPFIVYASVAAYSVHLGQVLDVQLLRRLLGALLLALALYFSFSKRAATQSYPWWLAGLFMIVSGFFNGLFGIGGPLMALYFLSLADTTADYLGNLQTFFLIDVIYISTVRALNGILTPVLIPHILIGMLGAVIGTAIAARILPRLPMVVVRRLIYLFIGLSGGYYLLV from the coding sequence ATGGCGTGGTTACTAGTTTTTTTACCAGGATTAATGGCTGGACTTGTCCAGGGTTTGACCGGGTTTGGTGCGGCAATCGTTATGATGATTTTTTTACCACAACTTTTTCCAATCGCGCAAAGTGCGGCGGTGGCTGGCGTTATTATGGCGGCTAGTGTCCTGACTCTCGTTTGGCGTAATCGGCACCATATTCATTTGCGGCAAATTATCATCCCATTTATCGTTTATGCGAGCGTGGCGGCTTATTCGGTGCATTTGGGTCAGGTACTAGACGTTCAATTGTTGCGCCGCTTGTTGGGGGCACTACTATTAGCATTGGCATTATATTTTAGCTTTAGCAAACGTGCGGCGACCCAAAGCTATCCGTGGTGGTTAGCTGGTCTGTTTATGATTGTCTCCGGCTTTTTTAACGGTTTGTTTGGTATCGGGGGGCCATTAATGGCGTTATATTTTCTATCACTTGCTGATACAACTGCGGATTACTTGGGTAATTTGCAGACCTTCTTTTTAATTGATGTCATATATATTTCGACGGTCCGGGCACTAAACGGTATTCTGACCCCAGTCTTGATCCCCCATATTTTGATTGGTATGTTAGGTGCGGTGATTGGGACGGCAATTGCGGCGCGAATTTTACCACGGTTGCCGATGGTGGTCGTTCGGCGATTAATTTATTTATTCATTGGGCTAAGTGGCGGCTATTACCTACTGGTCTAG
- a CDS encoding ROK family protein, which translates to MIINKHVMRSTNEKQVLQQVINEGPISRSQISRNLSLNKVTVSDIYNQLLRTQFIKEIGCGVSTKNGGRKPVMAELNVNYGFVASIDMSADAVKLMYSRLNGKILHFQSFKTSDMTLTDVIDLIEDQLRNVDDYGTIHGLMGVAIALDGIIYENKILKTPIKGLTHFDLAKYLRDKLRIPVVLEKKANLTAVFERDFHDNEIFDNVVSVVVRDQIHAGIVADSRLYSGHEGEAGEVGTALLEDRHVEDHLASVNDYASETALWARLKAIKQVDRLDLTTVKHDYINHNPEVTKVFDDFVYYLSKVIANVSTAFAPDVVVLNTTVLEILPQLLTNIRENTGKLTSPSRQVPIIATKNVQSAALLGGASVIIHQALGLESLKMQFS; encoded by the coding sequence ATGATTATTAATAAACATGTAATGCGCAGTACGAATGAGAAGCAAGTTCTGCAGCAGGTTATTAATGAAGGACCAATTAGTCGGAGTCAAATTTCACGGAATTTGAGTTTGAACAAAGTCACCGTTTCTGATATTTATAACCAGTTGTTGCGAACTCAATTCATCAAGGAAATTGGGTGTGGGGTCAGCACGAAAAATGGCGGCCGCAAACCGGTTATGGCAGAGTTAAACGTGAATTATGGCTTTGTAGCTAGTATCGATATGTCAGCCGATGCAGTTAAGCTGATGTATTCACGGTTAAATGGTAAAATCTTACATTTTCAAAGCTTTAAGACGAGTGATATGACATTGACGGATGTGATTGATTTGATTGAAGACCAATTACGTAATGTTGATGATTATGGCACGATTCATGGACTGATGGGGGTTGCCATTGCGCTGGACGGGATTATTTATGAGAATAAGATCCTCAAGACGCCAATTAAGGGGTTAACTCACTTTGACTTAGCGAAGTATTTACGTGATAAACTGCGGATTCCGGTCGTCCTTGAAAAGAAAGCTAACTTAACGGCCGTTTTTGAGCGTGACTTCCATGATAATGAAATCTTCGACAACGTCGTTTCGGTGGTTGTTCGAGATCAGATTCATGCTGGTATCGTAGCTGACTCACGGCTTTACTCCGGTCATGAAGGTGAAGCAGGCGAAGTGGGGACTGCTTTGTTAGAAGACCGGCACGTTGAAGACCACTTAGCCTCAGTTAACGATTACGCTTCTGAAACAGCACTGTGGGCACGGTTGAAAGCTATCAAGCAAGTTGATCGGTTAGATTTAACAACCGTCAAGCACGACTATATTAACCACAATCCAGAAGTTACAAAGGTCTTTGATGATTTTGTCTACTACCTATCTAAGGTGATTGCCAATGTCTCAACGGCATTTGCACCCGATGTGGTTGTTTTGAATACGACCGTTTTGGAGATTTTGCCACAATTACTAACCAATATTCGGGAGAATACGGGCAAGTTAACGTCACCAAGTCGGCAAGTACCAATTATTGCAACTAAGAACGTGCAATCAGCGGCCTTGTTAGGTGGGGCTTCGGTCATTATTCATCAAGCACTCGGGTTAGAAAGCTTGAAGATGCAATTCTCATAA
- a CDS encoding DUF4352 domain-containing protein — MKTTKAWYQKWWAWVLIILGALLIIGIINTPGDTTNTQATATKKVAKKSTAAKESATATTYKVGETATIDNVQVTVTNVKTATTLNSNDPKTGNQYYTVTVSLKNIGKDKVSYNPFDFEIKAAGNQTSLDEFNMDENNQLDSGDLTAGGSVSGTMTGQAKADGTVELIYNPSYFSDRHLTFKLQ, encoded by the coding sequence ATGAAAACAACTAAAGCTTGGTATCAAAAATGGTGGGCCTGGGTTTTAATCATTCTCGGGGCCTTGCTAATTATTGGAATCATTAATACACCCGGAGATACGACGAACACCCAAGCCACTGCCACCAAAAAAGTAGCGAAAAAATCAACAGCGGCTAAGGAATCGGCAACGGCTACCACGTACAAAGTTGGTGAAACAGCCACAATCGACAATGTCCAAGTCACCGTCACAAATGTTAAAACCGCCACCACGCTGAATAGTAATGATCCTAAAACTGGCAATCAGTACTATACGGTCACCGTGTCACTCAAAAATATCGGCAAGGATAAAGTCAGCTATAATCCATTCGACTTTGAAATCAAGGCAGCCGGTAATCAAACTAGCTTAGATGAATTTAACATGGATGAAAACAACCAACTGGATAGTGGCGATTTAACTGCCGGTGGCTCTGTCAGTGGTACTATGACCGGCCAAGCTAAAGCCGATGGTACCGTTGAACTCATTTATAATCCCAGTTATTTTAGCGATCGTCATTTGACCTTTAAATTGCAATAG
- a CDS encoding 2,3-diphosphoglycerate-dependent phosphoglycerate mutase, with translation MAKLVLIRHGQSEWNLSNQFTGWVDVDLSEKGVEEAKAAGQKVKEAGLEFDYAFTSVLTRAIKTLHYVLEESDQLWIPETKTWRLNERHYGALQGLNKKETAEKYGDDQVHIWRRSYDVLPPLLSADDEGSAVNDRRYADLDPNIVPGGENLKVTLERVMPFWEDQIAPKLLDGKNVIIAAHGNSLRALSKYIEQISDDDIMDLEMATGEPVVYDFDEKLKVLGKEKLGK, from the coding sequence ATGGCAAAATTAGTATTGATTCGTCACGGTCAAAGTGAATGGAACTTATCTAACCAATTTACTGGTTGGGTTGACGTTGATTTAAGCGAAAAGGGTGTTGAAGAAGCTAAGGCTGCTGGTCAAAAAGTTAAAGAAGCAGGCTTAGAATTCGATTACGCCTTTACTTCAGTTTTGACTCGTGCCATCAAGACTTTGCACTATGTGCTTGAAGAATCCGACCAACTTTGGATTCCAGAAACCAAGACTTGGCGTTTAAACGAACGTCATTATGGTGCATTACAAGGTTTGAACAAGAAGGAAACCGCTGAAAAATACGGTGACGACCAAGTTCATATCTGGCGTCGTTCTTATGATGTTTTACCTCCATTATTGAGCGCTGATGATGAAGGCTCAGCTGTTAACGATCGTCGTTACGCTGACTTAGACCCTAACATCGTCCCTGGTGGCGAAAACTTGAAGGTTACCTTGGAACGCGTTATGCCTTTCTGGGAAGACCAAATCGCACCTAAGTTATTAGATGGCAAGAATGTAATTATTGCTGCCCACGGTAACTCATTACGTGCCTTAAGCAAGTACATCGAACAAATCAGTGATGATGATATCATGGACCTTGAAATGGCTACTGGCGAACCAGTTGTCTATGACTTTGATGAAAAGTTAAAGGTTCTTGGTAAGGAAAAGTTAGGCAAATAA
- the dptF gene encoding DNA phosphorothioation-dependent restriction protein DptF — MHFCPNCGVKITNKVNFCPNCGQKLNSIVETTVSTTKSENESDNRAVVGEKKVQHKFLSGSHDEPSREQQLLNDQLSRALKTLYSILLSTFDAPRSNGTLEQNFGRIRVRSSDKIKGYDSDELAKRVEPLCRPNYVATSADVQFIQELMKKYENYFQKSKLENILNMLSGQSSTAIVDDKHLNRVQEYLHVDRGNLEQDFHDVLMQFNNQRGKLAFLVGNVGDGKSHLIGYMKSQYPDVFSLNKINIHYDATESFDPQKTAMDTLMELLQPFSDNYVENNRENWVVAINMGILVNLINRMKASGQFTKLLSFLAETGITEQSSSLHITKNDFFELLSFRSYPVFQIDETGVNSAFYDELFSKVTVQSESNPFYNAYLEDKEKHIVHLTHHNYEFFSNKNTQKALKYLLIKVQVESKVIISTRALLELIHDILIPAKLEEHQVINYEGSLPYLLFAGFGDSPLIKKINEFDPIDFQNDQIERLTTKVYSSQRQLSDLAHDVLDRDDLQNIQWLWSYISEESGDPSGKIDFSEKVGLLIRIKYLVDYQDAAFNDQYYLDYLKLIRDARENGQRAESVRQLYKLIKAFVYQWCGSPKSDFVYTFINEEKKFGIAIPFDMNFTGVTVVGNNVVLSLKNSDVNTSYSLSVDYDLFKLIETVNQGYLLKNKDKRQFVNVANFIENIIKSNRAVKETVIGNIETKEFYRLTDDGFEVEMEAMN; from the coding sequence ATGCACTTTTGTCCAAATTGTGGTGTAAAAATAACAAATAAGGTCAACTTTTGTCCAAACTGTGGACAAAAATTAAATTCTATTGTCGAAACGACGGTAAGCACGACAAAATCAGAAAATGAAAGTGATAATCGTGCAGTTGTAGGGGAGAAAAAAGTTCAGCACAAATTTTTATCAGGTTCCCATGATGAACCATCTCGAGAGCAACAACTATTGAATGACCAATTAAGCAGAGCTTTGAAAACTTTATATTCCATATTATTAAGTACCTTTGATGCTCCACGTAGCAATGGTACGTTAGAACAAAACTTTGGACGAATTCGAGTTCGAAGTTCAGATAAAATTAAAGGGTATGATTCAGATGAATTAGCTAAGCGTGTGGAGCCACTCTGCCGACCCAATTATGTGGCAACTTCGGCAGATGTCCAATTCATTCAAGAATTAATGAAAAAATATGAAAATTATTTTCAGAAAAGCAAGCTTGAAAATATCTTAAATATGTTATCAGGACAATCAAGTACGGCGATTGTTGATGATAAACATTTAAATCGCGTTCAAGAATATTTACATGTGGACCGTGGCAATTTAGAGCAAGATTTTCATGATGTATTGATGCAGTTCAATAATCAACGCGGAAAGCTGGCGTTTTTGGTTGGAAATGTGGGTGACGGAAAATCCCACTTAATTGGGTATATGAAGTCACAGTACCCAGATGTTTTTAGTCTGAACAAAATAAATATTCATTACGATGCAACTGAAAGCTTTGACCCTCAAAAGACAGCGATGGACACACTAATGGAATTATTACAGCCGTTTTCTGATAATTATGTGGAGAATAATCGTGAAAATTGGGTCGTTGCCATTAATATGGGTATTTTGGTGAACCTAATCAACCGAATGAAAGCATCTGGACAATTTACTAAGCTATTGTCATTTTTGGCTGAGACGGGAATTACAGAACAATCGTCAAGTCTCCATATAACTAAGAACGACTTTTTTGAATTACTGTCGTTTCGTTCTTATCCTGTATTTCAAATTGATGAAACTGGGGTCAACAGTGCTTTTTATGATGAGCTATTCAGCAAAGTTACAGTGCAGTCTGAAAGTAATCCATTCTATAATGCATATCTTGAAGATAAAGAAAAACACATTGTCCATCTGACACACCATAATTATGAATTCTTTAGTAACAAAAACACGCAGAAAGCTTTGAAATACTTATTAATCAAGGTGCAAGTAGAATCTAAAGTGATCATTTCCACCCGAGCGTTATTGGAATTGATTCATGATATCCTGATTCCGGCTAAATTAGAAGAGCATCAAGTGATAAATTATGAAGGATCATTACCATACTTGTTATTTGCAGGTTTTGGCGACTCCCCGTTAATTAAGAAAATCAACGAATTTGATCCAATTGATTTTCAAAATGATCAGATTGAACGGCTGACAACTAAAGTCTATAGTTCGCAGCGGCAACTGAGTGATTTAGCGCACGATGTTTTAGATCGTGATGATCTTCAGAATATCCAATGGTTGTGGAGTTACATTAGTGAGGAAAGTGGAGATCCTAGTGGAAAAATCGATTTTAGTGAAAAAGTTGGATTGTTGATCCGGATTAAATATTTGGTTGATTATCAGGATGCTGCATTTAATGATCAGTATTACCTAGATTATTTGAAACTTATAAGAGATGCCAGAGAAAATGGACAACGGGCTGAGTCAGTACGACAATTATACAAGCTTATCAAGGCGTTTGTCTATCAGTGGTGCGGCAGTCCAAAGAGTGATTTTGTTTATACTTTTATTAACGAAGAGAAAAAGTTTGGGATTGCAATTCCATTTGATATGAACTTTACAGGTGTTACAGTAGTTGGAAATAATGTCGTTTTGAGTCTTAAAAATTCGGATGTTAACACAAGTTACTCGTTGTCCGTCGATTATGATTTATTCAAGCTGATTGAAACAGTGAATCAGGGGTATTTATTGAAGAATAAGGATAAGCGGCAATTTGTTAATGTTGCTAATTTCATTGAGAACATTATTAAGAGCAATCGAGCAGTCAAGGAAACTGTGATTGGAAATATTGAAACTAAGGAATTTTATCGTCTGACGGATGATGGCTTTGAAGTCGAAATGGAGGCTATGAATTAA
- a CDS encoding DUF4064 domain-containing protein, whose translation MSKYENNEITVSTSRPRIAELVLGIIGGIFGIIAGLLAMTIGGIGSALEASGSAGISNLGIGCIIVSILAIILSIFINRNHILMGWLTILCGILNFVFVGFFGILSGVLIIIAGGLALRK comes from the coding sequence ATGTCAAAATACGAGAACAATGAAATCACTGTATCCACGTCACGTCCACGAATAGCCGAGTTAGTATTGGGGATCATTGGCGGCATCTTCGGCATTATCGCAGGTCTGTTAGCCATGACCATCGGTGGTATCGGTAGCGCTTTAGAAGCTAGTGGTTCTGCTGGTATTAGTAACCTGGGGATTGGCTGTATTATTGTTTCGATCCTGGCCATTATTTTAAGCATCTTTATTAATCGTAATCATATTTTAATGGGATGGCTAACTATCCTTTGTGGGATTCTCAACTTCGTCTTTGTCGGTTTCTTCGGTATTTTAAGTGGCGTGCTCATTATCATTGCAGGCGGCTTAGCGTTAAGAAAGTAG
- a CDS encoding AzlC family ABC transporter permease — MVLEAFLVKKNEPNWLVVLRTVMPLGLSYIPIGLACGVLLHAAGFNHLLTALISVMVFSGGAQFLIASMLTINAPMTTIILMMFFLELRYALLGSSLSRYLKGQSLPFIFTFAFSMNDENYAVNYLKFATDKHWKPSQALLVEHYSLLFWTVSNIIGSLIGSALTINLQVVDFALTALFIYMAIMQTKSRLIILVAALSGVLTIGFLVLMKSTLGLVVSTLLASLTGYFIERYLLAHKPESHLLYKVHDPTGQAAMEESDK, encoded by the coding sequence ATGGTACTGGAGGCATTCTTGGTGAAAAAGAACGAGCCAAATTGGTTAGTGGTCTTACGAACAGTAATGCCACTTGGGCTTAGCTATATTCCCATTGGGTTAGCTTGTGGGGTGCTATTGCATGCGGCCGGGTTCAACCATTTACTGACGGCGTTAATTTCGGTAATGGTCTTTTCCGGCGGCGCCCAATTTTTAATTGCATCGATGCTGACGATTAACGCACCGATGACAACCATTATTTTGATGATGTTTTTCTTGGAGTTACGATACGCTTTACTAGGTTCCAGCTTATCGCGGTACTTGAAGGGGCAATCGTTACCGTTTATTTTTACGTTTGCATTTTCGATGAATGATGAAAATTATGCGGTTAATTACTTGAAGTTTGCAACGGATAAACACTGGAAACCGTCGCAAGCCTTATTGGTCGAGCACTATTCGTTATTATTTTGGACGGTAAGTAATATTATCGGTAGCTTGATTGGTAGTGCACTGACGATTAATCTCCAAGTAGTGGATTTTGCTTTAACGGCGCTATTCATTTATATGGCAATTATGCAAACTAAGAGTCGCTTGATTATCTTGGTTGCCGCGTTGTCAGGTGTTCTAACGATTGGTTTTCTGGTCTTGATGAAGAGTACATTGGGACTGGTTGTCTCAACGTTACTTGCATCGTTGACCGGTTACTTTATTGAACGTTACTTGTTAGCACATAAGCCAGAAAGTCATTTACTTTATAAGGTTCACGATCCTACTGGCCAAGCTGCCATGGAAGAATCTGACAAGTAA
- a CDS encoding AI-2E family transporter: protein MEFWSQLIHNVRWRRACVLALIILTLYLASSMMSIILLTFIFTFLVTRLVRSVRRWVKIPPTIIVIAVYALVILGIYFAVSIYLPQLIKQTFLTFESVYRFYQNPSHDTNQLLTWVTSYFQESDLLKQLKGGISVVFQYITNIGNMGLTFFLSFVLSFFFTIEDHQMRVFTKRFLTSTFGWFFQDVQFFAKKFVNSFGVVLEAQFLIAIVNTVITVAFMAILKMPQLISLGLMIFILSLIPVAGVIISVVPLSLIAYSVGGLRYVVYMLLMILVVHALEAYVLNPKFMSSRTELPIFYTFVVLLVSERLFGVWGLIVGVPIFNFILDIIGVKPVHRPRPNINLKKTITFHPDSENKR from the coding sequence GTGGAATTTTGGTCACAGTTAATACACAATGTACGCTGGCGGCGCGCCTGTGTGTTAGCGTTAATCATTTTAACGTTGTATTTGGCTTCGAGTATGATGAGTATTATTTTATTAACGTTTATTTTTACGTTTTTGGTGACACGATTGGTGCGTAGTGTGCGCCGGTGGGTGAAGATTCCACCGACTATCATTGTCATTGCCGTCTATGCATTAGTTATTTTAGGGATTTACTTTGCCGTATCGATTTATTTGCCACAACTGATTAAACAAACTTTTTTGACGTTTGAATCAGTCTATCGTTTTTATCAGAATCCGTCACATGACACTAACCAGTTGTTAACGTGGGTCACGTCGTATTTCCAAGAATCGGACTTACTCAAACAATTAAAGGGTGGCATTTCGGTTGTCTTTCAATACATTACGAACATCGGTAATATGGGGTTAACGTTCTTCCTATCGTTTGTGTTAAGCTTCTTCTTTACCATTGAGGATCATCAAATGCGCGTCTTTACCAAGCGCTTTTTGACGAGTACCTTTGGGTGGTTCTTTCAAGACGTTCAGTTCTTTGCCAAAAAGTTTGTGAATAGTTTTGGCGTTGTTTTGGAAGCACAGTTCTTGATTGCGATTGTCAATACGGTGATCACGGTGGCTTTTATGGCAATCTTGAAGATGCCTCAACTGATTAGCTTGGGATTAATGATTTTTATTTTAAGTCTGATTCCGGTTGCTGGGGTGATTATTTCAGTCGTACCGCTAAGTCTGATTGCTTATTCGGTCGGTGGCTTGCGCTATGTGGTCTATATGCTCTTAATGATTTTGGTTGTGCACGCCCTAGAAGCTTACGTCCTGAATCCCAAGTTTATGTCGAGTCGTACGGAACTGCCCATTTTTTATACGTTTGTGGTGTTACTTGTCAGTGAGCGTCTGTTTGGTGTCTGGGGATTGATCGTCGGTGTGCCGATTTTTAACTTTATTTTAGACATTATCGGCGTGAAACCGGTTCACCGGCCACGGCCTAACATTAATCTGAAAAAAACGATTACTTTCCACCCGGATTCTGAAAATAAGCGCTGA
- a CDS encoding SAM-dependent methyltransferase has translation MLEKTFYHTLLSHSFNMPVTVNYWDGSSETYGEGTPEVTVTFKEAIPMREITRNASIALGEAYMDGKIEIDGSIQKLIESAYESAESFFNNSKFKKFMPKQSHSEKKSQQDIQSHYDVGNDFYKMWLDPTMTYSCAYFKHDTDTLEEAQIHKVHHIIQKLNPQPGKTLLDIGCGWGTLMLTAAKEYGLKVVGVTLSQEQYNLVAKRIQDEGLSDVAEVRLQDYRELGDETFDYITSVGMFEHVGKDNLAMYFERVNHYLKADGVALLHGITRQQGGATNGWLDKYIFPGGYVPGMTENLQHIVDAGLQVADVETLRRHYQRTTEIWDENFNAKRAAIEEKMGVRFTRMWDLYLQACAASFQSGNIDVMQYLVTKGASSRTLPMTRKYMYADNRINKA, from the coding sequence ATGCTAGAAAAAACCTTTTACCACACCCTTTTAAGCCACTCATTCAATATGCCCGTCACAGTCAACTACTGGGATGGAAGTAGTGAAACTTATGGTGAAGGCACACCAGAAGTCACGGTGACTTTTAAAGAAGCCATTCCCATGCGTGAAATCACTAGGAATGCTTCGATTGCCCTTGGTGAAGCCTACATGGATGGCAAAATTGAAATTGATGGCAGCATTCAAAAGTTAATCGAATCCGCCTATGAATCGGCAGAAAGCTTTTTCAACAATTCCAAGTTCAAGAAGTTTATGCCTAAACAATCGCATTCTGAAAAGAAGAGTCAACAAGACATCCAAAGTCATTACGATGTTGGTAACGACTTCTACAAGATGTGGCTTGATCCAACGATGACCTATTCTTGTGCTTACTTCAAACACGACACTGATACGTTAGAAGAAGCTCAGATTCATAAGGTTCACCACATTATTCAAAAGCTCAATCCACAACCTGGCAAGACTTTGTTAGATATTGGTTGTGGTTGGGGAACATTAATGTTGACCGCCGCTAAGGAATACGGCTTAAAGGTCGTCGGGGTCACCTTATCGCAAGAACAATATAACTTAGTTGCTAAACGCATCCAAGATGAAGGCCTCAGCGACGTTGCTGAAGTCCGGCTACAAGATTACCGTGAACTTGGCGACGAAACATTCGACTACATTACCAGTGTTGGGATGTTCGAACACGTTGGTAAGGACAACTTAGCAATGTACTTTGAACGCGTTAACCACTATCTTAAAGCCGACGGGGTTGCCTTATTACACGGAATCACCCGGCAACAAGGTGGCGCTACTAACGGTTGGTTAGACAAGTACATTTTCCCAGGTGGTTACGTTCCCGGGATGACTGAAAACTTGCAACACATCGTTGATGCTGGCTTACAAGTCGCTGATGTTGAAACCCTCCGTCGTCATTACCAACGGACGACTGAAATCTGGGATGAAAACTTCAATGCCAAGCGCGCTGCCATCGAAGAAAAGATGGGCGTGCGCTTCACTCGCATGTGGGATCTCTACCTACAAGCCTGTGCCGCTTCCTTCCAGTCTGGTAACATTGACGTCATGCAGTACCTCGTAACTAAGGGTGCTTCATCACGGACCTTACCAATGACCCGGAAATACATGTATGCCGATAATCGGATTAATAAAGCTTAA